From the Achromobacter xylosoxidans A8 genome, the window ATCCTCAGGCCGCTGGCAGCCACCGCGCGGTGGGAGGCCTGGGCGATGATTTCCTGTTCGGAACGGCCTTGGCAGTCGCCCAGGCCGGCCATGCCGGTGCCCAGGACGGCGATCGCGCCGCGATAGCTTCTAGTCATGGCCGCTCCTCCTGTCCGACGAACACCAGCAGCGGCGCGCCCTCCACGGCATCGACCCTGGCGCGGACCCGCAGGCCGATAGCCACCGCTTCCACCGGCATGTCGACCACGCGGCTCATCAGGCGCGGACCTTCGTCCAGATCCACCAGGCACACGGTGTAGTCGCCGCCCTTGTTGCGAACCACGGTGGTGGAATACACCACGCCGTCGCCGCTGGGTTCCACCCAACGCAGGGCGTCGGAACCGCAATGCGGGCAGACTACCCTGGGATAGAAATGATGCCTGGCGCAGGCCTGGCATAGGGGAATGACGAAGCGGCCCTGCGCGAGCTGCTCGAAGTAATGGCGCTCGGCGCTGGGCGCCGGCTCGTTTGCGGTTTGCGGCATTGATGTATCCGCCTGCGGGCGGTTGTCTCCGTTGTAGTTCGATCCGCGCCAGGCATGGCCGGCAGAAGTGGATCGATTTTAGGAATGGCTCCCGCCCCTTACCATCCGAAAGATTCGAAGGCTACTTTCGGCATATTCGAAGCGCGCCGGCGCCGCCCGCAAGTCAGAGTAAGATTTACGCCATAACAAACCCCTACATGGCAGGAGCAGTGGAAGATGGCAAAAGTCGGCATGGTTGGTATCGGCCTCATGGGCCATG encodes:
- a CDS encoding Zn-ribbon domain-containing OB-fold protein translates to MPQTANEPAPSAERHYFEQLAQGRFVIPLCQACARHHFYPRVVCPHCGSDALRWVEPSGDGVVYSTTVVRNKGGDYTVCLVDLDEGPRLMSRVVDMPVEAVAIGLRVRARVDAVEGAPLLVFVGQEERP